The Dioscorea cayenensis subsp. rotundata cultivar TDr96_F1 chromosome 7, TDr96_F1_v2_PseudoChromosome.rev07_lg8_w22 25.fasta, whole genome shotgun sequence genome includes a region encoding these proteins:
- the LOC120265502 gene encoding polyphenol oxidase latent form, chloroplastic-like, with the protein MSLYFLSPGPSACPLEYHPASNHALPPRSSRIRCTLNNDEKQSPSSSSPITVDRRDMLLGLGGLYGATTGMNARANPIMPPDLNEGAACKIAVEDNFPPGSDFLKCCPPYQGDTTLVVTDYTFPKTPLRVRRPIQEVVNDSEYMEKFKTAIKKMKELPPTDPRNFIQQSKIHCAYCNEAYPQNGDVNATISVHNSWIFLPWHRYYLHFFERILGSLIGDDTFALPYWNFDNPDGMTIPTIYTDQNSSLYDTYRDTSHYPPKIVDYKYKYTDTDVTDDDLIAENLAYMRKTFKEGVPLPELFMGDQLRAMENPSLTSPGQLEVIHNSIHMWVGERELPHRDMGTFVTASRDCIFYGLHANVDRLWSFYRALRGNRLEFKDNDWLDATFVFYDEEKQVVRCKISDSLNTSKNVLHLCRVHCTMAGRGAQKEDEGQGPRLHSASERVRR; encoded by the exons ATGTCTCTATACTTCCTTAGCCCCGGCCCCTCTGCATGCCCTCTGGAATATCACCCAGCTTCCAACCATGCCCTGCCTCCACGCTCATCACGAATCCGGTGCACGCTCAACAATGATGAAAAGCAAAGCCCGTCGTCATCATCACCCATTACAGTGGACCGGCGTGACATGCTGCTCGGCCTTGGCGGCCTCTACGGAGCAACAACGGGAATGAATGCCCGTGCAAACCCTATCATGCCACCAGATCTCAACGAAGGGGCTGCATGCAAGATAGCAGTGGAAGATAACTTCCCACCTGGCTCGGATTTTCTCAAATGCTGCCCGCCGTATCAGGGCGACACGACTCTGGTGGTCACTGATTACACCTTCCCAAAAACGCCCCTGCGCGTGCGTCGCCCTATTCAGGAAGTCGTTAACGACTCCGAGTACATGGAGAAATTTAAGACAGCCATTAAGAAGATGAAGGAACTCCCTCCGACTGATCCTCGCAACTTCATACAGCAGTCAAAGATCCACTGCGCTTACTGCAACGAGGCGTATCCCCAGAATGGTGACGTTAATGCCACCATCTCGGTGCACAACAGCTGGATCTTTCTCCCATGGCACCGTTATTATCTTCATTTCTTTGAGCGTATTCTTGGGAGCCTCATTGGGGATGACACCTTCGCTTTGCCTTACTGGAACTTTGATAACCCGGATGGTATGACCATACCTACTATTTACACCGACCAAAACTCATCGTTGTACGACACTTACCGTGACACAAGCCACTACCCACCAAAGATAGTGGACTATAAGTATAAATATACAGATACAGACGTGACTGATGATGATCTTATAGCCGAGAACTTGGCGTATATGAGGAAGACGTTCAAGGAGGGGGTGCCGTTGCCGGAGCTGTTCATGGGCGACCAGTTGAGAGCTATGGAAAATCCTTCACTCACTTCGCCTGGGCAGTTGGAGGTCATCCATAACTCCATTCACATGTGGGTTGGGGAGAGGGAGTTACCGCACAGGGACATGGGAACCTTCGTAACTGCTTCCCGTGACTGCATCTTCTATGGCCTGCATGCGAATGTCGATAGGTTGTGGTCCTTTTATCGGGCTCTGCGAGGCAACCGCCTCGAGTTCAAAGATAATGATTGGCTCGATGCAACCTTCGTCTTCTACGATGAGGAAAAGCAGGTGGTCAGATGTAAG ATATCAGACAGCCTCAACACTTCGAAAAATGTGCTACACTTATGCAGAGTCCACTGCACCATGGCTGGGCGCGGTGcccaaaaagaagacgaaggcCAAGGCCCCAGGCTCCATAGTGCAAGTGAACGAGTTCGGCGTTGA